Proteins encoded together in one Cardiocondyla obscurior isolate alpha-2009 linkage group LG07, Cobs3.1, whole genome shotgun sequence window:
- the Nd-acp gene encoding acyl carrier protein, mitochondrial isoform X1: MASLAGVRLLARNAGLRSSFSRLRCASGMLVHQMRNGEQRLLHHVARAALVRPQGLKDTRIKQVRQYSHKDPLTLDLIKQRVLLVLKLYDKIETSKLTLESHFMDDLGLDSLDHVEIIMAMEDEFGFEIPDMDAERLLKPKDIVRYVADKEDVYE, translated from the exons ATGGCGTCCCTGGCGGGTGTCCGGCTGCTGGCGAGGAACGCCGGTCTCAGGAGCTCCTTCAGCCGCCTACGTTGCGCGAGCGGCATGCTCGTCCATCAAATGCGAAACGGCGAGCAGAGGTTGCTGCATCACGTCGCGCGGGCCGCGCTTGTTCGGCCGCAG ggCTTAAAGGACACACGCATCAAGCAGGTGCGTCAATACAGTCATAAGGATCCGCTAACCCTTGACCTTATCAAACAGCGGGTGCTCTTGGTTCTGAAACTTTATGACAAAATTGAAACCTCAAAG ttaacTCTGGAGTCGCATTTCATGGACGACCTGGGGCTGGACTCTTTGGACCACGTCGAGATCATAATGGCAATGGAGGACGAGTTTGGTTTCGAAATTCCAGACATGGACGCAGAGAGGCTACTGAAACCCAAGGATATAGTGCGCTATGTTGCAGACAAGGAGGATGTATATGAATAA
- the Rps21 gene encoding small ribosomal subunit protein eS21 yields MENDLGNLVDLYIPRKCSASNRIIHAKDHASIQLTLADVDPETGRMTDTHKMYAICGAIRRMGESDDCIVRLTKNDGLLAKNF; encoded by the exons ATGGAGAACGATTTGGGAAACCTGGTCGACTTGTACATCCCTCGAAAATG CTCGGCGAGTAACCGTATCATCCATGCCAAAGATCATGCATCGATACAGCTAACTTTGGCTGACGTTGATCCTGAAACAGGACGTATGACTGACACTCACAAGATGTACGCAATTTGCGGAGCGATTCGTCGAATG ggaGAATCTGACGATTGTATCGTGAGATTAACGAAGAATGATGGATTACTGGCTAAGAACTTTTAA
- the LOC139104294 gene encoding parkin coregulated gene protein yields MVNEKEFWTEVRKDILRYKKKKPRVVPAFTIQALQENTVVAKPPRCGLYKPRPPKPSIFRKFYKRGVFPISLENDGYDQKINWKVDIEDLDFHHYLPMFFDGLTETEQPYKFLVEQGISDMLERGGPKILPVVPQLIIPIKNALNTRMPEIICTTMKALQRLVRSADCVGEALVPYFRQILPIPNLLKDRNVNLGEGIDYSQQRGENAADIIQETLEILERYGGEDAFINIKYMVPTYESCMIN; encoded by the exons ATGGTGAATGAAAAAGAATTCTGGACAGAGGTACGAAAAGATATACTGcgatataagaaaaagaaaccacGAGTAGTTCCAGCGTTTACTATCCAGGCATTgcag GAAAATACAGTCGTTGCGAAACCTCCACGGTGTGGATTATACAAGCCTCGTCCGCCAAAGCCGTCAATTTTCAGAAAGTTTTACAAACGTGGCGTATTTCCGATATCTTTAGAAAACGACGGCTACgatcagaaaattaattggaaggTAGACATAGAGGACTTAGATTTCCATCACTATTTACCCATGTTCTTCGATGGTTTGACCGAAACGGAACAGCCGTATAAATTTTTGGTAGAGCAAGGAATATCGGATATGTTAGAGCGCGGCGGGCCAAAAATACTACCTGTCGTTCCACAATTGATTATTCCTATTAAAA ATGCCTTGAATACACGAATGCCCGAAATAATTTGTACTACTATGAAAGCACTTCAACGTTTAGTGCGATCAGCGGATTGCGTCGGTGAAGCATTAGTTCCGTATTTTAGGCAAATTTTGCCCATTCCAAATTTACTCAAAGATAGAAATG TAAATCTTGGGGAGGGTATTGATTATTCTCAGCAAAGAGGAGAGAATGCAGCAGATATCATACAAGAAACGCTCGAAATTTTAGAAAGATACGGTGGTGAAGATgctttcataaatattaagtatatGGTCCCCACTTACGAATCCTGCATGATAAATTGA
- the Nd-acp gene encoding acyl carrier protein isoform X2 — protein sequence MASLAGVRLLARNAGLRSSFSRLRCASGMLVHQMRNGEQRLLHHVARAALVRPQVKCNRGYCQDVKEKPKSIKDIEERVLKAVGTYNETVAEKLTLESHFMDDLGLDSLDHVEIIMAMEDEFGFEIPDMDAERLLKPKDIVRYVADKEDVYE from the exons ATGGCGTCCCTGGCGGGTGTCCGGCTGCTGGCGAGGAACGCCGGTCTCAGGAGCTCCTTCAGCCGCCTACGTTGCGCGAGCGGCATGCTCGTCCATCAAATGCGAAACGGCGAGCAGAGGTTGCTGCATCACGTCGCGCGGGCCGCGCTTGTTCGGCCGCAG GTAAAATGCAATCGAGGATACTGTCAAGATGTTAAAGAAAAACCAAAATCAATTAAGGATATAGAGGAGCGCGTGTTGAAGGCAGTAGGCACTTATAACGAAACCGTTGCAGAAAAG ttaacTCTGGAGTCGCATTTCATGGACGACCTGGGGCTGGACTCTTTGGACCACGTCGAGATCATAATGGCAATGGAGGACGAGTTTGGTTTCGAAATTCCAGACATGGACGCAGAGAGGCTACTGAAACCCAAGGATATAGTGCGCTATGTTGCAGACAAGGAGGATGTATATGAATAA
- the Glnrs gene encoding probable glutamine--tRNA ligase has product MPVENEENVKLFQTIGLSEQKAKETLKNANVTRNLKLAISEATKHGSVSQDTGVLLYHLASKIKNQIIDKIPFITNYIVEKKLNTVQRVDAALAYLLTNVNNDFNVAKFEESCGIGIVVSPEEIEEEVEKIIKAHKDEILEKRYRFNSGPLMQQVRNILKWADGKAIKNEFDIQLLDLLGPKVDADLAPIPKQVKQPKEKQAKGKKPEIMKEDQKETLTGEKVGAQTISELMKTKVHFHKPGENYKTDGYIVTPNTHDLLQKHLKATGGKVVTRFPPEPNGILHIGHAKAININFGYAAAHDGICYLRYDDTNPEKEEEKFFVGIRDMVEWLGYKPFAITHSSDYFQQLYDWAVELIKKDLAYVCHQSSEEMKGFNSPPSPWRDRPIEESLQLFNDMKDGLLEEGEATLRMKVTLEEGKQDPVAYRIKYSPHHRTGDKWCIYPTYDYTHCLCDSIENVTHSLCTKEFQSRRSSYYWLCNALNIYCPVQWEYGRMNINYTVVSKRKIAKLIHEGIVNDWDDPRLFTLTALRRRGFPPEAINNFCAQMGLTGAQTTIDPVTLEAAVRDVLNLTAARHMVVLEPIKLTIKNFPQENAIKLTVPDFPNESEKGRHEITFDEIVYIEATDFKEIQEKDFRRLTPKQPVGLKHAGVVITFESIEKDASGNITNIIVRQDPVSEKNKPKAFIHWVSNPVLASVRLYERLFKHKNPEDTNEVPHGFLSDINPSNKKEVVAYMDNSLAKTAKVYDKFQFERIGFFSVDPDTKPNKIVFNRTVTLKEDTGKI; this is encoded by the exons ATGCCGGTGGAGAACGAGGAAAACGTGAAGCTGTTTCAAACGATTGGCTTGAGCGAGCAAAAGGCCAAGGAAACTCTAAAAAATGCTAACGTCACGAGGAATCTCAAGCTGGCTATAAGCGAG gcaaCTAAACATGGCTCTGTTTCTCAAGATACTGGAGTTTTGTTGTACCATTTAGCTTCCAAGATCAAAAATCAGATTATAGATAAAATTCcatttattactaattatataGTTGAAAAGAAACTTAATACTGTACAGAGAGTGGATGCTGCATTGGCTTACCTATTAACTAACGTGAACAATGATTTTAATGTAGCTAAATTTGAAGAATCTTGTGGCATAGGAATAGTAGTTTCACCcgaagaaatagaggaagaaGTAGAAAAGATTATAAAGGCACATAAAGatgaaatattagaaaaaag atatcGCTTTAATTCTGGCCCATTAATGCAGCAAGtacgcaatattttaaaatgggCAGATGGtaaagcgataaaaaatgaatttgATATTCAACTTCTTGATCTATTGGGGCCAAAAGTTGATGCTGATCTTGCACCAATACCAAAACAAGTAAAACAGCCAAAGGAAAAGCAAGCAAAAGGAAAGAAACcagaaataatgaaagaag ATCAGAAAGAAACATTGACTGGTGAAAAAGTTGGTGCTCAAACTATAAGTGAACTCATGAAGACCAAAGTTCATTTTCATAAGCCTGgggaaaattataaaactgaCGGTTATATTGTGACACCAAATACACATGATCTTCTACAGAAACATTTAAAAGCCACTGGTGGCAAAGTAGTAACGAGATTTCCACCAGAACCCAATGGAATTTTGCATATTGGACATGCGAAAGCTATTAATATCAACTTTGG ATATGCTGCTGCTCACGATGGTATATGCTATTTACGATATGACGATACAAATcctgaaaaagaagaggagaaaTTCTTTGTTGGTATACGGGATATGGTGGAATGGCTCGGTTACAAACCATTCGCGATTACGCATTCTTCGGATTATTTCCAGCAATTGTACGACTGGGCTGTGgaacttataaaaaaagatttagcTTACGTTTGTCATCAATCTAGCGAAGAAATGAAAGGTTTTAATTCTCCTCCGAGTCCTTGGCGTGATAGACCAATTGAAGAAAGTTTACAACTAtttaat GATATGAAAGATGGTTTGCTGGAAGAAGGAGAAGCAACCTTGCGCATGAAAGTAACTTTAGAGGAAGGCAAGCAAGATCCTGTTGCATATAGAATAAAGTATTCACCACACCACCGAACTGGCGATAAATGGTGTATCTACCCCACTTACGATTACACACATTGCTTGTGCGATAGCATTGAAAATGTCACTCATTCTCTCTGCACAAAGGAATTTCAATCGCGAAGATCATCGTATTATTGGCTTTGCAATGCCCTGAACATTTACTGCCCCGTACAGTGGGAATACGGCCGAATGAATATCAATTATACTGTAGtttccaaaagaaaaattgccaAATTAATACACGAAGGAATAGTAAACGATTGGGACGATCCAAG attatttacGTTGACTGCGTTACGTAGACGTGGATTTCCACCGGAAGctataaacaatttttgtgCTCAAATGGGTTTAACTGGTGCACAAACAACTATCGATCCTGTAACGTTGGAAGCAGCTGTTAGGGACGTTTTAAATTTGACTGCTGCCCGACATATGGTGGTTCTAGAACCTATCAAATTAACTATCAAAAATTTTCCTCAAGAAAATGCCATAAAGCTGACTGTACCCGATTTTCCTAACGAGTCAGAAAAGGGACGTCATGAAATTACGTTTGACGAAATCGTATATATTGAAGCCACGGATTTCAAAGAA ATTCAGGAGAAAGATTTCAGACGCTTGACACCAAAGCAACCTGTAGGTTTAAAGCATGCAGGTGTCGTAATAACGTTTGAAAGTATTGAAAAGGATGCTAGTGGTAATATTACGAATATAATTGTCAGACAGGATCCtgtttcagaaaaaaataaacctaAGGCATTTATACATTGGGTATCTAATCCAGTATTGGCATCTGTTAGACTTTATGAGCGTTT GTTCAAGCATAAAAATCCAGAAGATACAAATGAAGTTCCGCATGGATTTTTAAGCGATATTAATccatcaaataaaaaagaagttgTAGCGTATATGGATAACAGTCTAGCTAAAACTGCAAAAGTATATGACAAATTCCAATTTGAACGTATAGGCTTTTTCTCTGTCGATCCTGACACCAAACCTAATAAG attgtTTTCAATCGTACTGTAACATTGAAAGAAGATACAGGAAAgatatga
- the Tbc1d8-9 gene encoding TBC1 domain family member 9, with the protein MWVKPQEVLLANAFWITEQATVYFVLQRRKGHGKTKGLTSILVGTLDSVFDTKPPPFRILHQTPSSEVYWEVACSLTREEILQDWEWLHSNLMSTLTSFDTEEEITEFVCCKIQSIIANSIPDSQFSEEEDPESFKTVSFKFHQLFNIPKEDKLVNYYSCSYWKSRLPRQGWLYLSVNHMCFYAYILARETKLTVRWTDITELSKTNSLIVPDSIRVVTRDNKEHYFSMFLHKSETYSLMEQLTNIAMKRLIDEKSGFNEDRELLNKLSKNVPKKPSFLKRDLDARAHSETYRLQFRLPGTEKLDGSIDATLWTPYNKRYVWGKIYLSQNYLCFESRVRRQVNLVIPLREVTLVESAENQSNAGADKSILVTTARSSFLFAQIHDRDFVVQKISELLAKSKLNYTTRDSVYLPNSSSSNIRNCEEVKPAEQWKPQPPLMTLFKALLTPEAALKQEAKEKQWELHFAEYGRGITMYRTTETTKLVIQGIPQTLRGEVWLTFSGALNEKAMNSDLYKSLVDQSLGKSCQANEEIERDLHRSLPEHPAFQSDTGISALRRVLSAYAWRNPQIGYCQAMNIVASVLLIYCSEESAFWQLCNVCESLLPDYYDRRVVGALVDQGLLEELAAEHLPVLHAKLQELGLIKVISLSWFLTIFLSVMPTSSAVNIMDCFFYDGAKVIFQIALTVLEWNQDKLLNCRDDGEAMQLLTDYLGGVYNDEGPIFPRPIDSTLPAKSISVQTLIYEAYSRYGSLTIGGIERLRLKHRLRVVQSLEDGIEKNVIRSVIVDKYMKLEELQELLSLVREELMSQRKSEPDRYDPTQPPYEAYKVDFDLFRILFGGLSPWGKCTQAESLSARLFRLMDRNRDGLLNFRELVQAIGMTATADLTQRLKLLYTLHLPPLLMPAEFESPTHSADGAEVAAEATDFFDSMEQSVASLDMPISVAEEPSVGTLSRSTSLNSQPGDQSWEVQSMGSLRSMIASKDSPLDLKTVPKMSQGHFIALWKTLYDMFPAQPEEQETYHCIASIGTLLLQLGDVGKKFYVEREESEDSLLLAAAQQASSVIERSPDRNGNPSSIASSADPDWSITVEQFLASALTGQAIVDFFSKRTDLMEAMTTLKNRRFNRVHSLSDTPTLNG; encoded by the exons ATGTGGGTGAAGCCGCAGGAGGTGCTGCTCGCCAACGCATTCTG GATCACTGAGCAGGCGACCGTGTACTTCGTTCTACAACGTCGCAAGGGACATGGGAAAACGAAGGGTCTTACTTCTATATTGGTGGGCACGTTGGACAGTGTTTTCGACACCAAACCACCGCCTTTCAGAATCCTTCATCAGACACCGTCGTCAGAAGTTTATTGGG AAGTGGCGTGTTCCTTGACTCGCGAAGAGATTTTACAGGATTGGGAATGGCTCCATTCAAATTTAATGAGCACCCTTACGTCATTTGACACTGAGGAGGAGATAACAGAATTTGTTTGCTGCAAAATTCAGTCGATAATAGCAAATAGCATTCCAGATTCTCAATTTTCAGAGg aagaAGATCCAGAATCTTTCAAAACTGTATCTTTTAAATTCCATCAATTGTTCAATATACCCAAAGAGGATAAATTGGTCAATTATTACTCGTGCAg ttattgGAAATCACGATTACCTAGACAAGGATGGCTCTATTTATCTGTAAATCACATGTGCTTTTATGCCTATATACTGGCGAGAGAAACTAAGCTTACTGTAAGATGGACAGACATTACAGAATTGAGCAAAACTAATTCTCTTATAGTTCCAGACAGTATACGTGTTGTAACACGTGACAATAAAGAG cATTATTTTTCTATGTTTTTACATAAATCAGAAACGTATTCGTTAATGGAACAACTGACCAATATTGCCATGAAAAG acTTATTGATGAAAAAAGTGGATTTAATGAGGATAGAGAATTACTGAATAAATTAAg caaaaaTGTGCCTAAGAAACCATCTTTCTTGAAAAGGGATCTTGATGCAAGAGCACATTCGGAAACGTACAGGCTTCAATTCAGATTGCCAGGAACCGAAAAATTAGATGGAAGTATTGACGCTACATTATGGACACcttataataaaagatatgtCTGGGGAAAAATATACTTGTCTCAAAATTATCTTTGCTTTGAAAGTAGA GTAAGAAGACAGGTCAATTTAGTTATACCTTTGAGGGAAGTGACACTCGTTGAATCGGCAGAAAATCAATCCAACGCGGGAGCGGATAAATCGATATTGGTCACAACGGCGCGCTCGTCGTTTTTATTCGCTCAAATACATGATAGAGATTTCGTAGTACAGAAAATCTCCGAGCTTTTAGCGAAGTCTAAACTGAACTATAC AACTAGAGATAGCGTATATTTACCGAATTCCTCGAGCAGCAATATCAGGAATTGCGAAGAAGTGAAGCCTGCAGAACAATGGAAGCCGCAACCGCCATTGATGACACTTTTCAAGGCCCTGCTGACTCCCGAAGCTGCATTGAAGCAAGAAGCTAAAGAAAAGCAATGGGAACTCCATTTTGCGGAATATGGAAGAGGAATTACAATGTACAGGACTACGGAAACTACGAAACTCGTTATTCAAGGAATACCGCAAACTCTTCGAGGAGAAGTTTGGCTTACTTTTTCTG GTGCCTTAAACGAGAAGGCAATGAATTCAGATTTATACAAATCATTGGTTGACCAATCCCTTGGTAAATCGTGTCAAGCAAATGAGGAGATCGAGAGAGATTTGCATAGATCGTTACCGGAACATCCAGCTTTCCAATCAGACACCGGAATTAGTGCGTTGCGAAGAGTACTATCTGCCTATGCATGGCGAAATCCTCAGATCG GTTATTGCCAGGCAATGAATATAGTAGCCTCAGTTCTGCTAATTTACTGCTCTGAAGAATCGGCGTTTTGGCAGTTATGCAACGTTTGCGAATCATTACTGCCTGATTACTATGATCGGAGAGTAGTTGGTGCTCTCGTTGACCAAGGTCTTTTAGAGGAACTGGCAGCTGAGCATTTGCCAGTTTTACATGCCAAATTACAAGAGCTtggtttaattaaagttatatcaTTGTCTTggtttttaactatttttttgaGCGTTATGCCAACCAGCAGCGCTGTGAATATTATGGACTGTTTCTTTTACGATGGagcaaaagttatttttcag ATAGCACTGACTGTTTTGGAATGGAATCAAGACAAGTTACTCAATTGTCGCGATGACGGAGAAGCTATGCAACTGTTAACAGATTACCTTGGTGGAGTTTATAATGATGAAGGTCCAATATTTCCTAGACCAATTGATAGTACATTACCTGCTAAG AGTATATCTGTCcaaacattaatttatgaaGCATATTCGAGATACGGATCTTTAACGATTGGTGGAATAGAAAGATTACGTTTAAAGCATAGACTGAGGGTAGTTCAAAGTCTCGAAGATGGAATCGAGAAGAACGTAATTAGGAGCGTAATTGttgataaatatatgaaactgGAAGAGTTGcag GAATTGTTAAGTTTAGTGAGAGAAGAGTTAATGAGCCAGCGAAAATCCGAACCTGATCGTTATGATCCGACCCAACCACCGTACGAAGCGTACAAAGTCGATTTTGACTTATTCAGAATATTATTTGGTGGTTTATCTCCTTGGGGAAAATGCACTCAAGCTGAATCACTTTCCGCGCGACTATTTCGt tTGATGGACCGTAATCGTGATGGTTTGCTGAACTTTCGGGAGCTAGTGCAAGCTATAGGGATGACAGCAACAGCTGATTTGACGCAGAGATTAAAACTATTGTATACGTTGCATTTACCACCTCTTCTTATGCCTGCCGAATTTGAATCGCCAACACATTCGGCAG ATGGAGCCGAAGTGGCAGCAGAAGCTACGGATTTTTTCGACAGCATGGAGCAAAGCGTAGCTTCTCTAGACATGCCAATTAGCGTAGCAGAAGAGCCGAGTGTAGGCACTTTATCACGCTCCACAAGTTTAAACAGTCAACCGGGTGATCAGTCGTGGGAAGTTCAAAGTATGGGTAGCTTGCGCTCGATGATAGCATCAAAAGACAGTCCATTGGATCTTAAAACCGTGCCAAAAATGTCTCAAGGACATTTTATAGCGTTGTGGAAAACTCTTTACGATATGTTTCCTGCTCAGCCCGAGGAACAAGAAACATATCATTGTATTGCTTCCATAG GTACTCTCCTACTACAATTAGGAGATGTTGGTAAGAAATTTTATGTGGAGAGAGAAGAATCAGAAGATAGCTTACTTTTAGCTGCAGCTCAACAAGCTTCTTCAGTTATTGAAagg TCACCCGATCGTAATGGAAATCCATCTAGCATAGCGTCATCCGCTGATCCCGATTGGTCAATAACTGTCGAACAATTTTTGGCATCTGCTTTGACTGGTCAGGCAATAGTAGACTTCTTTAGTAAACGAACCGACCTTATGGAAGCTATGACGACATTGAAAAATCGTAGATTTAACCGAGTTCATTCATTATCAGATACGCCTACTCTGAATGGATGA
- the LOC139104268 gene encoding KIF-binding protein, whose product MECLERIVHPGSWVKEKYQEVQKLLNEREPKCDVNKIYERKTKAAEILMEILEALLHCKETLCTVAAAITHLNIGILQADLEDTGLATEYLKKCIDLLEGSKLTPEGVLPAISANNQLGLISAQRGSYAEAKDFLKQAEDLYIKFTEDVKLDPIHMVTIIGIEEIEGDLCAKSILEKLHMLTLYYLAQVCRELDDKSNFALYCHRTLSKQLSQNKITQDLDYVDWALNAATISQFFIEQDKFPQARHHLAAATYILEKYAEILKSKGTKETSERIAAEYENYEHRSANVARCWAKYGIGLLVVSKERLLKKAEQEDPDSTPVKAPDDTYKCLLTEILEETRFVELEPELESITNEITDAYLLDFNDAKPVFLNVRKWLDKAKEYYTFENHASDYAWISQDLSQAYKCLVFYEDNEDRQARMHKRRIDILEEVIEGLCPRYYRAICREIWIELAETYSEILDLKIDRLQASNEKPTPQMIAKIERLAKSSIKHYQSFLNSLETSKSESGVESFSDDLLYLALYTYFHVGRLFNKIITSDTQQKIENMQSSIDAYSFVVNYYNKHPEKQEKLDKYEFIKLSKEFVTLLPLTLNRLKQQQRNQ is encoded by the coding sequence ATGGAGTGCCTGGAGAGGATCGTTCATCCAGGATCATGGGTAAAGGAGAAGTATCAGGAGGTGCAGAAATTGTTGAACGAACGGGAGCCAAAGTGtgatgttaataaaatttacgagaGAAAAACCAAAGCTGCAGAGATTCTGATGGAGATACTAGAAGCACTTTTGCACTGCAAGGAGACTCTCTGCACTGTTGCAGCTGCAATAACTCATTTAAATATAGGTATATTACAGGCTGACCTGGAAGATACAGGACTGGCTACAGAATATTTGAAGAAGTGTATCGACTTGCTGGAAGGGAGTAAACTGACACCGGAAGGTGTTCTACCAGCTATAAGCGCTAACAATCAGCTGGGTCTAATTTCCGCACAGCGAGGCTCTTACGCGGAGGCTAAGGATTTTTTGAAGCAAGCGGAAGAcctttacattaaatttacagAAGACGTTAAACTCGATCCTATTCATATGGTGACCATTATAGGCATCGAGGAGATAGAGGGAGATCTGTGCGCCAAGAGCATTCTTGAGAAGCTCCACATGCTGACTTTGTATTATTTGGCGCAGGTGTGCCGCGAGCTGGACGACAAGTCTAACTTTGCTTTGTATTGCCACAGAACGTTGAGCAAGCAGCTgagtcaaaataaaataacgcaagaTCTGGATTATGTCGATTGGGCCTTAAATGCTGCCACAATATCTCAGTTTTTTATAGAACAAGATAAATTTCCGCAGGCGAGGCATCACTTGGCTGCAGCGACCTACATATTGGAGAAGTACGCGGAAATCTTGAAAAGCAAGGGTACTAAAGAAACGAGCGAGAGGATAGCCGCGGAGTACGAAAATTACGAACACAGATCGGCAAACGTCGCTAGATGCTGGGCTAAATATGGCATTGGACTCTTGGTAGTGTCCAAGGAAAGATTGCTAAAAAAAGCCGAGCAGGAGGATCCGGATTCGACGCCGGTAAAAGCCCCCGACGACACTTACAAGTGTCTTCTTACCGAGATTCTGGAGGAAACGAGATTCGTGGAGCTGGAACCAGAATTGGAATCGATCACTAATGAAATCACGGATGCGTATCTGCTCGACTTCAACGACGCCAAGCCGGTGTTCCTGAACGTTCGGAAGTGGCTGGACAAGGCGAAAGAGTATTACACTTTCGAGAACCACGCGTCGGATTACGCTTGGATCTCTCAGGATCTGTCCCAAGCGTACAAATGCTTGGTATTTTACGAGGACAACGAGGACAGACAAGCGAGGATGCACAAACGACGAATAGACATCCTGGAGGAAGTGATTGAGGGCCTGTGCCCGCGGTATTATCGAGCCATCTGCAGGGAAATCTGGATTGAACTGGCGGAAACGTACTCGGAAATCCTCGACTTGAAGATCGACCGTTTGCAGGCGTCCAACGAAAAACCGACCCCGCAGATGATCGCCAAAATCGAACGCCTGGCGAAAAGCAGCATCAAGCACTACCAGTCGTTTCTGAACTCGCTGGAGACGAGTAAATCCGAAAGCGGAGTCGAGTCCTTCTCGGACGACCTGCTGTACTTGGCTCTGTACACTTATTTCCACGTAGGGAGActgtttaacaaaattataacttcTGATACGCAGCAAAAAATAGAGAACATGCAGAGCAGCATCGACGCTTACAGCTTCGTCGTTAATTACTACAACAAGCATCCGGAGAAGCAGGAGAAGCTGGATAAATACGAATTTATTAAGTTATCCAAGGAATTTGTCACGCTGCTGCCGCTCACGTTAAACAGATTGAAACAGCAGCAAAGAAATCAATAA